The genomic DNA ATTTCTTACACACGATCAAGTAGAGAGGctatcatttcatatttttttcgaTCATTTACAGGGTACTTTGTGGTAATTATAAATCTTGGAGACATTTAGCTTACAATGTCAAGAACCCTCGTTATAACCCGAGCTTTGCAGCCTGAACTATATCAAGCCTTTTACTAGAGACACGTTCGTAAAACGTGATCCGattcattttgagaaaaaaggtTCTTGAAACTTATCGATAAAATGCGACTTTTCTAGTTGAAAATCAGAGAGTTTAAGAGACtttttataaacatttatttggttttaacaaGAGGATGAATGCCTGCTCTCTTCGATTCACTCATCGCAAATGACTTTTGCACTTTTAAATGCCAGAGAGAGGTTACAGAGTAATTTTATCAGTAAAACTTTGACGGTTCTTTGCTTAATGGAGAAAGTAATTGCaatttttgtcaaagttttgcGCTCTTATGATAAGAGAATTTGAAACTTGTAATGCGTTTCAAACTCGACAGCTACTTGAAATTGGTTGTTTAATGCAAAGTAAGAACTCGAACCATCGATGGGTAAAAGCTGTTTATCTCGTATTCAGAGTACTCTTTTAAGagataaaaaagggaaataaccCCTCCCTCTAGGAGCAAATTTTACGATTCAAGTTGGATTCGTGATCCTTATGATCTCGGAATCAAACACAAGTAGTACTCAAAAACAAACTACAGTAATCTCAGTTAGTGATAACtgaaagcaataaaataaactttgaaaaccATGTGTTGATAgcttctttttcaaagaaaagtggCTATTACTCGCCCACGAATGGCAAGATGTGGATGCCAGGAAGTTCAAATCACCTTTGCGGAAACACAGATACACAAGGTACACAGACGTGAGGCCACGAAAGAAGGCGAAGACAGCAGTACCCTGTAATCTCTCTTGCAAGCCTTGACCAACCAGCGGTGCCCGTTTGAATCAGCCCTTCCTTTGGCCTTGAGAAATTTTGCACGCATGTATGAAACGAAATTAGCCCGCGGAACAAACGTCAAATTTTTGCGTCAAGCAAGCTATACCAGGAAAGAAATGCAGCAATAAAGATCTTTGAGACAATTTGATCAGCCCAATTGAATTTAAGCGGAATTGGCCGAGAGAAGGCGCCCTTTTTCTTAATTGGttttttattcagaaattttattgttttaaaaacgaACTCTTTTAACTTTACAATGCCAGGGCACTTAATGACCCAGAACGGAAAACTAATATTGATAAATTAATGGTCGTCAATTGTGTAATGTTGGCGGACGTTGTCGACAGACGTATTGAAAACCTTGTCCGTTTTACTTAAGACACTCTTCAGCCCTTTGTCAACTTCTGTATATATTGATAATTGATCACAAGAGGTGACATCCTGTCCTGAGTGTTTTGATGGGTTTCACTGTTCCCTCTCCTTCAACTGTGTTTATCACGAATGACTTGAATAAATGCACGAATAATTAGTATTTTTCGCTATTTTAAATTCTGAAGAATGAATACTGGCTTTGTCTTTTGTTGTGAATAGCGTCTGTTTATACTTGATACAGCAAAACTACGGGGTTTCTAGGCTTTTAGAATGCCTCCCCAAGCATTTGATATGCATTTCTTAAATGGGTAAGTGAGTGAGTGGGCAGAGAAATTGTTTCCGGATCCGTCGTGAGAAATTTCTTCGTTTTACATTTGGAATATTTCAGAAGACTTCAAGGATTGCTTACTCGCTTTACTTTTACTCTTAGTTGTGAGTCGTTCATTTTtatggtttttctgttttatttcagtgcagatttttttgttattttcataatattgCCTAAAGCTAATTAAAACCGTTATACTCAATGTGATAGAAGGCGGTGTTCGTTAATCATGGCTATTAATGCATAATGCCCTTGAGGAAACTTCTGCTGTTATTTCTATATGCGTTGCTAGAGACTCATTCAAATTCCTTTTAATGATTGTGTCTTATTCCTTCTCAACAATTATATGTCTAAGACTGAATGTCAACACACTATAATTGCGTGATTGCGTGACAACACATGTACATTACCCATAAATCAAAGCAAGTTACATAATCTtttgttcattcaaaaattATCGGCAAACCACAACAACAAAGATGGCGTCCGCGAGTGAGATACCGAGCTTTGAGAAATGCCAGCTCAAAGCAACGACCGTACGGGAAAGGAATGAACTGATGTTTAATAATGAGATACTCAGTGATGTGCACTTCATGGTGGGTAAAGATAAAGTCCGAATTCCTGGTCATAAATACGTTTTAGCCATCAGTAGCCCAGTGTTTTTTGCTATGTTTTACGGTCGAATGGCTGAACAGGGATCAGACGTGGCCGTTAGTGACTCCGAGGTTGAATGTTTTATGGAACTTCTGCGCTTCATTTATACAGACGAAGCAATTTTGACGCTGGACAATGCCCTTGGAGTTCTTTATTTAGCAGAGAAGTACATGTTGCCGGTGTTAGCAGCCAAGTGTATCAATTATGTCGAAGCGAGTTTAAATCCCGAGAATGTTCTAACGGTTCTGAGCCATGCAAGGTATTTAGGAAAAGAAGAACTGCAGAAGAGGTGCTGGGAGGTGATAGACACATACACGACTCAAGTTCTAGAATCAGAGGCATTCCTAGAGCTTGAAATAGAAACACTGTCGCTTCTGGTACAACGAAACACAATATCGGTTAAAGAGATTCAAATGTTTAAAGCTATAAATTCTTGGTCAGAGAATGAATGTCGTCGCCAAGGCATTAAACCGATTTCTGACAACAAGAGAGCAGTGTCTTCGCAAGCCATGAAATTTATAAGATTTCCTCTGATGACGCCCTTAGAATTTGCTGACGAAGTTGCCAGATCTGGAATGCTTTCCTATGAAGAAACAACCAACATATTTTTATACTTCTTTTCCACCCGCGAAACCGAACTTCAATTCTCTAAAATTCCTCGAAAACCTAGGGAAACTTTGTTGAAGAAGACTTTAAGATGCTCTAGATTTAAGAGCTGTTGCGGAAATGACTGGTTCTGTGACACAAGAAAATGCGACGCTTTAAAATTCATGGTGAACCGATCGGTTCACATCAAAGGGATAGCAGTTTACGGCGCAAGCAAACTTGAAGGTGATTATACTGCCAGCGTGCAACTCCTGAAACAGACCAAAGTCCTCGCTGACGGTGAACGTATATTTTCTTCTGGTACAAGCGCTTTGTTACACGACGTTCTGTTCGATAGACCCTATTTAGTCGACAAGAATGAAGTGTACACAATAAACTTGATGTTACAAGGACCATGTTCTCAAAGTGGAAGAGACGGATTTTCCTCTGTTGAAACAGAGGGCGTGACGTTTACCTTTATTGAATACACTAGCCCCAATGGTACATCAGCATCTGCTGGGCAAATCCCTGAAATTATCTTTCAGCTTTAAGAAGAAGACAGCAAAAATTTATTCCTTAAGCACTGCATGCCTCATTAAGTTTAGTCACTTATAATAAACTATGCATGATAATGATTCATCCTTTCAAAACTATACCTTTAGGGAGAGCTTTGTTTGATAAGAATATCCATTGTTTTTACTTCTAAGtacaaaaacaatttctaaAATACCCTATTTGGTTTTATGATCAATTGCCTCAATTCAATAACATTgaaatttcattgaattcttTCAAACATTTAAGAGCAAGAACGTTAAAATTTAGTATGTAATTTTGATATTGATGGCTGCAAATCATGTCTCAAGTATTTGTTCCCAATGTTTATTggatattttgtttaaaatgtgtctcattttaaaagattttttattcATGTGTATTCTATCATGCAAGTTGTATTGTCATGACAAAGATAAGCCTAGAAAGAAACGTTGGAAACATCATTTTGCTGCATTTTGATCGCAAATATTTATCAGTTGAATCATTTTGTATAATAACGAATATTATTCCACCAGACTTTAAATGGAGATTTTATAAATTTCTGCATTGGCTgtgattaattttgttaaaactGAAATCAACATACAGTAGAgacataattttttaattaggCTATTCCCAGACTTAAAAACAATTGCAATATTGCATATTCAATTTGACTTTGTCAAGtaacttgtaaaaaatttgatcaTACTGGGTCTCTACATGTATAACAGTTCAGCGATCAGTGATAAATGCTGTGAATACCAGTCAGctccaagggaaaaaaaaggaaaatgatgaaatagttaacaatgtaaataaaagaaaaattaaaaggtaaAGGAAAGACTGGTCTTTTATAATAATATGGCGGGAAATTAGAACTCGGCAAGCGCGCAGGAGTATTTTTTTCTACCAATTAGAGATTGAAACAACTGTGACGTTTAAGTTTAGTTTCCTGGAATATTTCGCGAGAGCCTGAGTTCTATATGGAAACCAACTGCAGGCCCTGGGAATGAATtgtttcaatatggcggacgatGTAGGGAAAGGATTTTCTCCTTCAGAAACGACTAATGGTGGTGATAATTCTCAATCTGACACATTGGTAGAGACAAGATTAGATCTAGAATCTGTATCGTTGGTTCCTGGTGTCAAACTCCGGCCTGGGGTAGCACCTATCAAGACTCAGTAAGTGTGTTCAAACGTTTTGAATTGCACGTGGCTGCTACAGAAATGGAGCTTGCGTGAAGGTTACACTGTACGCTGTACGCTGTACGCTGTCCATCTATTCCACAAGTTAATTGGTATTTGTGTTTTTTGCTTGCTTTGGTTTGTTTCGTTCTGTGGTAAGCCTTCTCCTTGAAGTAACCATCAGTGTGACCCACAATCTCAGACTGTGTTTAGTCGGAGTTACGCAAGACTTTCTGTATAACCTAACCGTTTTATCTGAATCATTCTTAGTCTTAACGATAAACTGACAAAATGATATGGCTTCACCGACAACCTGGCCACCTACTattccttattttctttttaatttcaaacctaTTGCCTGCCTTGCCCctcagtttttcttcttttcctctcaATTTTTCAAACAGGTATTTAAAGAAGGTTTCAAAAAGTGCTGCAAATAAAGTGAGTTCAGATGAAAGTAAAGCATCATGCAATGAAGCTGAGAAAAAGAGACCTGTTTGTGAAGATGAGAGTGATAACAACAAAGCAGGAGAACCTtctaaaaagaagaaaaaacgtGGAATGAACAAAGCCAGACCTCGGGCAGCAAAACTTGACTTTAGCCAGCAGTTGTGCACAAGTGTAGTCAAGGGAGAGTTGTGTGCATATGGTGAGAATTGTAGATATCTGCATGACATTGAAAAGTATGTGACAGATCATAAGCTGCCTGATATTGGAGAAACCTGTGTGAACTTTGAGAAATATGGAAAATGTATATATGGAATAACATGTAGGTATGGGAAGAAACATATTTCCCAGAATTATGAAAACATTGTAAATGAGGCATTGTACAAAGAGACTGCCCCTTCAATGACAAGGACTGTTTTAAGCAAAGAGCTCACATTTTCATTGAGGAAAAAACAGTATGAGTTTCCCAAAGCAGACATATTCCTGGCACAGCTTGCAAAAGTGAAAGCCGAAGGTAAAGAATACAGTGAACTTGGAAGTTTGCAAAGACCATGTCCCAAAAGTGCAGGAGCCATCACAGACGAAGATGTCATCAAACTTAGaccacaagaaaagaaaaaggcatgTACGGTAACTATTCATTCAATAGGACACATGCTTTGAATATAAGCTGTCACTGAATAACTGTTGGTGGTCCTGTTTTTTCCTCCTTTCAGATCAATTTTGCAGACAAGCTGTATTTGGCACCACTAACAACTGTAAGTTATAATTTCCAACCACTTTATTGTGTGAAGCTGATGGGACTGTATTGGtgtttaatttttcagtgaCACATTGTTAACTATTTGATCATAATGGGTGTATACATGTATAACAGTTCAGCAATCAGTGATAAATGCTGTGAATACCAGTCAGctccaagggaaaaaaaaaggaaaattttttcctgttttgaccAGACCCTGGTTAGAATAAACTCTGAGTAGTCttactattttttctcttaCTAGAGTTTTACCCACATTCTCAGGGCAGACTCTGGATGAAGGATAATTTCCAGAGTTCCAACATTTTTAAACCAAAGAGAAGCTCAAACTTTTTAGATTAAAGATTTTTCTTAGAATCctgctttgaaatttttgtaaGTTTCCTATTTAGAGAAATATTCAAACCATTGGCTGAATGAAAAGCAATGTTGATAATTAACGTTGGTTGATTTAACTTAATTGTTCCTTGTCAAATTTTGAGGCCTTCTTGTAAGTTACTTTTTTGTACTGTCGTTTCTGACCCTTGCTTTCACAAAAAATCTATTATTAGGactctttgtcccacactcTTGATGatacaaaaaacatctttctttaaatctATTATGCATGGACTCTgtgcacctttttttttcaaacaaatagaGGCTTGATTTGCAATTCATGTCAGCCCTATTTTACTTGTACTTTGTAGTTAATAGCTCCAGCCAAGAAGATAACTCGATAAGACATCTACCTTTATGTCTTACCTGTATTTAATAACACTGCACTTGCTTgctagctcagtcggtagagcgctgcactggtatcacagaggtcatgggttcaaatcccacatgggcctgaatttttttcaggtcttatttcaagtactagttcagtagtgttcataggTGCAAGGATcttttatatttgtttcttcaccacagtacacatatatgattttcatatatccatAATCATTATTTACTGCCCTTGTAGGTTGGTAACCTGCCGTTTCGCAGGGTTTGCAAACAGTTTGGAGCAGATATAACTTGCAGTGAAATGGCCATGTGTACCAAACTACTTCAGGTCAGTCTCTTTGgctaataaaattattttacaatgttaTCTCGATTTGCATTCCTAAAGgattcttgattttgtttttagttatGTTTTAAGTATATTTATagtgagaaaaatgaagaaactcaAATTGTCCTTGTAGGGCAGTATGTCAGAATGGGCCTTGCTGAAGCGCCATAGCTCTGAGGACATTTTTGGTGCACAGGTAAGGGACTTATCTTTAGTTTGCAAAGTACTATTATaattccttttgatttttttttccagtctgtAGCCTGAAGTTTACCAAAATCCAAATACAGTTACAATAATTTTAcgaaaaaacaatttgtttatatGATGATTATAGTGAGTAAATATCACTTGttatattttatattgtttGTCAGAATACTGAATTTTCTGTTATATATGCAGCTATGTGGTTCATTTCCTGACTCGATGGCAAAATGTGCTGAGCTCCTTCAGAATGATGTCCCTGTTGACTTTGTGGATATCAATATTGGTTGCCCCATTGACTTAGTATTTAAACAGGTATGATGAATTGAGGGGTGCAAACTTTGTGGCTTTTAAGACATGTTGGGAAtaaatctttgtgttttttatgGATGGGATGAAAAGATGATATTTGCCCTTGGTTCTACAGGGAGCTGGAAGTGCTTTGATGGGCCGCATGGGAAAATTTGAGCAGATTGTCAGAGGAATGAACTATGTAAGTAGATTAGGAAAGCTTTTTATGAAATAAGCACtgatatgtttttcttttctgtcaataaaaaaatgattttcgaaGGAAATTCTGGTAGTGTATTGTTAACAAGGAAGTGAATATGTTGCATTTTATTTCACTGTAAGAATAATTGTTATTAAAGATTTACTTATTAATATATAAATTTGCACATTGTTGGCACAATTAAAAAGTTCATAATGATTAATATTGGTGGATGTCTTAAAAGGTCAATCAACATCTTATTTTTTAGTTATGAATGGCAAAACATTATCTTAAGTTATagactttgaaataaaagtacTTAGGACTACTTTTATGAGCTTATTAACTTATATAGTGTAGATATCAATTGGtgtattttacttttcaatttcattttatatattttttttttgtctcccTTCAAGGTCATGGATATACCTCTGACTGTGAAAATGAGAACTGGCATCAGTGATAAGAAAACTTCATGGAATGCACACAAGCTCATTTCCAATCTTAAGACATGGGGCGTTTCACTGGCAACTGTAAGTAAATTGGAAACAAATTGGCTAAAGACAATCATAATAATTGAGGACAAAGAACATGTAATGGTCTAATCATCATTCAGCATATGCAAACTCATGTTGTGATTAAGAGTTCTGGTTGGTTCACATGTTATGCATTCTTGGTTGGGTAAactgagttttgaactctcaAACTGCTTCTTTCTGCCTCAGGGAAAGGTTTAATGGTTGCATACTGACATCCAGATCAAGAGTTCTGGCTGTTTCACTTCTTATGCATTCTTGGCCAAGTAAACTATTTCGTTCTGTCCTAGCAAAATGATAAATAGTTACCAGCAAGCTGTCATGTAAACCTTAAGTGTAGAGGAGTGGGGAAATAAGTAACCAGATATAAACCATCATCTGAAGAAGTTGCAACACTGCTATTGGCCTAATGCCTGAGAGACAAAAGATTTGAAATTTGGGTGTAATCTGTGCTTGTCAAACCTGTCAGTCAGGGTGTGTGTCAAATCAAAGTTCCAAGCCTTCCAGGAGGGAGTAAGCTGTTCTACAGTTCAGCATAACTATAATTAATGATAATTATTGAtgattctatttttttcaaatggaaTTGTAATTTGCTGTTAATAGTGTGCTGTGACTGGTTGATATTTATGTTGCTGCTGTGCTCTAGGCTTGagaaaaaccttttctttttttctttttctgaagcTCCATGGACGCTCAAGGGAACAACGATACACAAGACTAGCTGACTGGGAGTACATTAGTGAGTGTGCTAAGGCTGCTGCACCAATGCCTCTCTTTGGTAAgataattttactttattaCTTTTTCTCTATCTTTTGAAACAGTTTCAATGTAGGATTTAACTTTTGATATTCAATATTCCGCA from Pocillopora verrucosa isolate sample1 chromosome 10, ASM3666991v2, whole genome shotgun sequence includes the following:
- the LOC131793439 gene encoding BTB/POZ domain-containing protein 6-A-like codes for the protein MASASEIPSFEKCQLKATTVRERNELMFNNEILSDVHFMVGKDKVRIPGHKYVLAISSPVFFAMFYGRMAEQGSDVAVSDSEVECFMELLRFIYTDEAILTLDNALGVLYLAEKYMLPVLAAKCINYVEASLNPENVLTVLSHARYLGKEELQKRCWEVIDTYTTQVLESEAFLELEIETLSLLVQRNTISVKEIQMFKAINSWSENECRRQGIKPISDNKRAVSSQAMKFIRFPLMTPLEFADEVARSGMLSYEETTNIFLYFFSTRETELQFSKIPRKPRETLLKKTLRCSRFKSCCGNDWFCDTRKCDALKFMVNRSVHIKGIAVYGASKLEGDYTASVQLLKQTKVLADGERIFSSGTSALLHDVLFDRPYLVDKNEVYTINLMLQGPCSQSGRDGFSSVETEGVTFTFIEYTSPNGTSASAGQIPEIIFQL
- the LOC131793424 gene encoding tRNA-dihydrouridine(47) synthase [NAD(P)(+)]-like isoform X2, which codes for MADDVGKGFSPSETTNGGDNSQSDTLVETRLDLESVSLVPGVKLRPGVAPIKTQYLKKVSKSAANKVSSDESKASCNEAEKKRPVCEDESDNNKAGEPSKKKKKRGMNKARPRAAKLDFSQQLCTSVVKGELCAYGENCRYLHDIEKYVTDHKLPDIGETCVNFEKYGKCIYGITCRYGKKHISQNYENIVNEALYKETAPSMTRTVLSKELTFSLRKKQYEFPKADIFLAQLAKVKAEGKEYSELGSLQRPCPKSAGAITDEDVIKLRPQEKKKINFADKLYLAPLTTVGNLPFRRVCKQFGADITCSEMAMCTKLLQGSMSEWALLKRHSSEDIFGAQLCGSFPDSMAKCAELLQNDVPVDFVDINIGCPIDLVFKQGAGSALMGRMGKFEQIVRGMNYVMDIPLTVKMRTGISDKKTSWNAHKLISNLKTWGVSLATLHGRSREQRYTRLADWEYISECAKAAAPMPLFGNGDILSYEDAVLRREQTGVSGLMIARGALIKPWIFTEIKENRHWDISSNERFDMLRDFANFGLEHWGSDTMGVENTRRFLLEWLSFQCRYIPTGLLERLPQRINEKPPPYFGRNDLETLLSSGNSADWVKISEMLLGPVPSGFCFIPKHKSNSYTETEG
- the LOC131793424 gene encoding tRNA-dihydrouridine(47) synthase [NAD(P)(+)]-like isoform X1 — protein: MADDVGKGFSPSETTNGGDNSQSDTLVETRLDLESVSLVPGVKLRPGVAPIKTQYLKKVSKSAANKVSSDESKASCNEAEKKRPVCEDESDNNKAGEPSKKKKKRGMNKARPRAAKLDFSQQLCTSVVKGELCAYGENCRYLHDIEKYVTDHKLPDIGETCVNFEKYGKCIYGITCRYGKKHISQNYENIVNEALYKETAPSMTRTVLSKELTFSLRKKQYEFPKADIFLAQLAKVKAEGKEYSELGSLQRPCPKSAGAITDEDVIKLRPQEKKKACTINFADKLYLAPLTTVGNLPFRRVCKQFGADITCSEMAMCTKLLQGSMSEWALLKRHSSEDIFGAQLCGSFPDSMAKCAELLQNDVPVDFVDINIGCPIDLVFKQGAGSALMGRMGKFEQIVRGMNYVMDIPLTVKMRTGISDKKTSWNAHKLISNLKTWGVSLATLHGRSREQRYTRLADWEYISECAKAAAPMPLFGNGDILSYEDAVLRREQTGVSGLMIARGALIKPWIFTEIKENRHWDISSNERFDMLRDFANFGLEHWGSDTMGVENTRRFLLEWLSFQCRYIPTGLLERLPQRINEKPPPYFGRNDLETLLSSGNSADWVKISEMLLGPVPSGFCFIPKHKSNSYTETEG